From one Triticum urartu cultivar G1812 chromosome 3, Tu2.1, whole genome shotgun sequence genomic stretch:
- the LOC125545344 gene encoding sialyltransferase-like protein 1 translates to MKRPLRGPFAALLLVVLCGAASFPSALRRALAPPAPALAPPPPPLDPARLNATLLRLAALDGSEPSLRRDVDDLLEGRLPASGRARARAWRRDRLHPLHLRHHQFPVHRRGHADRDHADSLLHPLPREELLLDPALRRALRSWHRLRRYDPAVLRDLPAVLALPARIPSCAVVGNSGILLRHAHGALIDSHHAVFRLNNARVVGYTAHVGAKTNLSFINSNILHLCARRPGCFCHPYGSGVPVLLYICQAAHFLDVAACNASSLATHDAPISVTDPRLDVLCARIVKYYSLRRFVAETGRAVEDWNGAHDAALFHYSSGMQAIMVAVGVCDRVSVFGFGKVADAKHHYHSNQKNELDLHDYEAEYAFYRDLAERPQVVPFLKDTGLAVPPVVFYH, encoded by the coding sequence ATGAAGCGGCCGCTGCGGGGGCCCTTCGCGGCGCTCCTCCTCGTCGTGCTCTGCGGCGCGGCCTCCTTCCCCTCCGCGCTCCGCCGGGCGCTGGCCCCGCCGGCCCCCGcgctcgccccgccgccgccgccgctcgatCCCGCGCGCCTCAACGCCACGCTCCTCCGCCTCGCCGCCCTCGACGGCTCCGAGCCGTCCCTGCGCCGCGACGTCGACGACCTCCTCGAGGGCCGCCTCCCGGCCTCGGgccgcgcccgcgcccgcgcctGGCGCCGCGACCGTCTCCACCCGCTCCACCTCCGCCACCACCAGTTCCCCGTCCACCGCCGCGGCCACGCGGACCGCGACCACGCCGACTCCCTCCTCCACCCGCTCCCGCGCGAGGAGCTCCTCCTCGACCCCGCCCTCCGCCGCGCGCTCCGCTCCTGGCACCGCCTCCGCCGCTACGACCCCGCCGTGCTCCGCGACCTCCCCGCCGTGCTCGCCCTCCCCGCCCGCATCCCCTCCTGCGCCGTCGTCGGCAACAGCGGCATCCTCCTCCGCCACGCCCACGGCGCCCTCATCGACTCCCACCACGCCGTCTTCCGCCTCAACAACGCCCGCGTCGTCGGCTACACCGCGCACGTCGGCGCCAAGACCAACCTCTCCTTCATCAACAGCAACATACTCCACCTCTGCGCGCGCCGCCCCGGCTGCTTCTGCCACCCCTACGGCAGCGGCGTCCCCGTGCTCCTCTACATCTGCCAGGCCGCGCACTTCCTCGACGTCGCCGCCTGCAACGCCTCCTCCCTCGCCACCCACGACGCCCCCATCTCCGTCACCGACCCTCGCCTCGACGTCCTCTGCGCGCGCATCGTCAAGTACTACTCGCTCCGCCGCTTCGTCGCCGAGACGGGCCGCGCCGTCGAGGACTGGAACGGCGCGCACGACGCGGCGCTGTTCCACTACTCGTCCGGGATGCAGGCCATCATGGTCGCGGTGGGGGTGTGCGACAGGGTGAGCGTGTTCGGCTTCGGGAAGGTGGCAGACGCCAAGCACCATTACCACAGCAACCAGAAGAACGAGCTGGACCTCCACGACTACGAGGCGGAGTACGCCTTCTACCGCGACCTCGCCGAGCGCCCGCAGGTAGTCCCCTTCCTCAAGGACACTGGCCTGGCTGTCCCGCCCGTCGTGTTCTACCATTAG